The Conger conger chromosome 15, fConCon1.1, whole genome shotgun sequence genome contains a region encoding:
- the LOC133111938 gene encoding uncharacterized protein LOC133111938, translating into MKRCQGCDAAVEGTDPHTACVMCLGETHALAALTKVTCTACAALGAQELLRRASMHREDASWADFPEPFAMHSQEDRPNLRDGRVPSDTAHLEEALLTLANSSGDEDDDLLLHSSADATNNLAILAIAQTNLIESLTSSLADDVSAELRKNAGAILHLTQGWHQRLVISQSKGAFFPDIQAVLESSPAQNRSRPGLYVGLSQISTRSLAQIRPRPHLRAGLLQIQKPVKDGGVRPILDLRALNRHLVKRRFQMLTHKRVMSSISQGDWFTLVDLKDAYFHVNIERIASLRGHACRFLPGRCISGITIMRLLGLMAAAIAVVPLGLLRMRPVQLWLKRMHFDPMRDRAKLFRIPQSVVRALSHWRDGRMLSVGVPMGAISTHVPVYTDASTKGWGAVCNGMMASGLWNPPLPHINVLEITAVWLALQRFEPLLRGRHVLIRSDNKVTVAYVNRQGGTKCPHLHRLAVRIWTWAYPRVRSLRALYVPGQLNCGADLLSRGGPSPLEWCLHPLVVAEVWSRFGKARVDLFASRQNAHCPLWFAMTATGSPPLGVDALAHCWPKGLLYAFPPFGLVPQVLAKAREERKPLILIAPDWPHKQWMADVALLLTDVPWRLPQRRDLLSQGAGTIFHPHPSRLRLTAWPLLGAGS; encoded by the exons ATGAAGCGGTGCCAAGGGTGCGACGCAGCCGTGGAGGGTACGGACCCTCACACTGCTTGCGTTATGTGTCTCGGCGAGACCCATGCTCTCGCGGCCTTAACTAAGGTGACCTGCACCGCCTGCGCTGCACTCGGGGCGCAGGAGCTACTGCGCCGGGCAAGCATGCACCGCGAAGACGCCAGTTGGGCTGACTTCCCGGAGCCTTTTGCCATGCACTCTCAGGAGGACAGACCGAACCTGCGCGATGGCAGGGTTCCGTCTGACACGGCCCATCTGGAAGAGGCGCTCCTGACCCTCGCTAACAGCTCTGGGGACGAGGACGAcgacctccttctccactcta GCGCCGATGCAACGAACAATCTTGCTATCCTAGCGATAGCACAGACGAACTTGATCGAGTCCCTTACTTCCTCCCTCGCAGATGATGTTTCTGCCGAGCTGAGGAAGAACGCGGGCGCAATCCTGCACCTCACCCAGGG CTGGCATCAGCGCTTGGTGATTTCTCAGTCAAAAGGGGCCTTTTTCCCCGACATTCAGGCAGTATTGGAGTCCTCGCCGGCTCAGAATCGAAGCCGGCCAGGACTCTACGTCGGCCTATCACAGATAAGCACCAGGTCGCTGGCTCAAATTCGACCCCGCCCCCACTTAAGAGCCGGGCTTCTGCAGATTCAGAAGCCCGtg AAAGACGGCGGTGTGAGACCAATACTGGACCTGCGAGCTCTGAACCGTCATTTGGTGAAACGACGTTTTCAGATGCTAACGCACAAGCGCGTAATGAGCTCAATCAGCCAAGGGGACTGGTTCACGCTCGTAGATTTAAAAGACGCTTACTTCCATGTGAACATT gagagaatTGCTTCCCTGAGAGGCCACGCTTGCCGATTTCTCCCAGGTCGCTGCATCAGTGGAATCACGATTATGCGCCTGTTGGGTTTAATGGCGGCAGCAATCGCCGTGGTTCCGTTGGGATTGCTACGCATGAGACCGGTGCAACTCTGGCTCAAGCGAATGCATTTCGATCCAATGAGAGACCGCGCAAAGCTGTTTCGCATTCCGCAGTCGGTTGTGAGAGCACTCTCGCACTGGCGAGATGGGCGAATGCTGAGTGTCGGTGTGCCAATGGGCGCTATCTCCACTCATGTCCCTGTATACACAGACGCCTCCaccaaggggtggggggcggtctgcaatggaatgatggcgagcgggttgtggaaccctcctctgcctcatatcaatgtgctggagatcacAGCAGTATGGCTTGCATTACAACGTTTCGAACCCCTTCTTCGGGGCAGACACGTTCTAATCAGAAGCGACAACAAAGTGACAGTCGCTTACGTAAACCGACAGGGCGGCACCAAATGTCCACATCTACACCGGCTGGCGGTGAGGATCTGGACTTGGGCATACCCGCGAGTTCGCTCCTTACGGGCGCTCTACGTCCCGGGGCAGCTGAACTGTGGCGCAGACCTCTTGTCTCGGGGCGGTCCCTCCCCCCTAGAGTGGTGTCTTCACCCACTCGTGGTAGCGGAGGTGTGGTCACGCTTTGGGAAAGCGAGAGTGGATTTATTCGCCTCCCGACAGAATGCGCATTGCCCATTATGGTTTGCGATGACAGCAACCGGCTCGCCCCCACTGGGAGTGGACGCGCTAGCCCATTGCTGGCCCAAGGGCCTCCTTtatgccttccctccctttggtctggtaccgcaggtactagccaaagcgagagaggagaggaaacccctgattttgatcgcgccagattggccgcacaaacagtggatggccgatgtagccctgctgctgaccgacgtcccgtggcgacttccccagcgccgggacctcctgtctcagggggcggggaccatttttcatccccACCCAAGCAGGCTGCGCCTCACGGCTTGGCCCCTGTTAGGAGCAGGCTCGTGA